A single Lancefieldella parvula DSM 20469 DNA region contains:
- the murG gene encoding undecaprenyldiphospho-muramoylpentapeptide beta-N-acetylglucosaminyltransferase: protein MAEQKKLSVAIAAGGTAGHINPALALAEELRERGHQVTFYGQPNKLEGTLVPEAGFELVPIHVNGFDRRRPWTLMSAAYNLERAKLQLHKRFKEQGSPDVAIGFGAYVELPLLQLCAKLHIPYLIHEQNSVTGLANRVSAGKAAKVCIAFPEARKAFEGHVKAQNTIVVTGNPVRKSVLSADRAASRQCLGIADDQILLLIFGGSLGARSINETFATLKQELLARPNLRIIQSTGQKLYDEVVSLMKLTDKEAARWEVKPYISNMGATLAAADLVVSRSGASSVAEIAALELPSILVPYPLATADHQTTNAHLLSDAGAAILVPDNQVGTTSFSTALFNLVDNADQRKKLSEAAATLDQRSAASLVADAVESAVCGV from the coding sequence ATGGCAGAACAGAAGAAACTCTCTGTTGCAATTGCTGCAGGTGGAACCGCAGGTCACATTAACCCAGCTCTGGCTTTAGCCGAGGAGCTTCGCGAGCGCGGCCACCAGGTTACGTTTTATGGTCAGCCCAACAAACTTGAGGGTACGCTGGTGCCTGAGGCAGGATTTGAGCTGGTGCCTATCCATGTAAACGGCTTTGATCGCAGGCGTCCTTGGACGCTCATGAGCGCAGCATATAATCTTGAGCGTGCAAAATTGCAGTTGCATAAGCGTTTTAAAGAGCAAGGTTCTCCTGATGTTGCTATTGGTTTTGGTGCATATGTTGAGTTGCCCCTGCTTCAGCTCTGCGCAAAACTTCACATTCCGTATTTAATTCATGAGCAGAATTCGGTGACAGGTCTTGCTAACCGTGTTTCTGCTGGTAAAGCCGCTAAGGTATGTATTGCGTTCCCAGAGGCTCGCAAGGCATTTGAAGGACACGTAAAAGCTCAGAACACTATTGTGGTTACAGGCAATCCTGTGCGTAAGAGTGTTCTCTCTGCTGACAGAGCTGCTTCTAGGCAATGTTTGGGTATTGCAGATGATCAGATATTACTGCTTATCTTTGGTGGTAGCCTGGGTGCTCGTAGTATCAATGAGACATTTGCTACTCTTAAACAGGAGCTTCTTGCTCGCCCCAATCTCCGTATTATTCAATCAACAGGTCAGAAGCTCTATGACGAGGTTGTCTCGCTTATGAAGCTCACCGATAAAGAAGCTGCTCGTTGGGAGGTTAAGCCCTATATCTCCAACATGGGTGCTACGCTTGCTGCTGCTGACCTGGTGGTTTCTCGTTCCGGGGCATCTTCTGTAGCTGAGATTGCAGCCCTTGAGCTCCCAAGTATTTTGGTGCCGTACCCTCTGGCAACAGCAGATCACCAGACCACTAACGCGCATTTGTTGTCGGATGCAGGAGCAGCTATTTTGGTACCAGATAACCAGGTAGGCACAACGTCCTTCTCGACAGCTCTCTTTAATCTGGTAGATAACGCAGACCAGCGTAAAAAGCTTTCAGAGGCTGCCGCTACACTTGACCAGCGCAGTGCCGCATCTCTTGTAGCTGACGCTGTGGAAAGTGCCGTTTGTGGCGTATAA
- a CDS encoding division/cell wall cluster transcriptional repressor MraZ translates to MKGGGMLTGQYQRSLDSKIRVTLPAPQRKQLGDVVILLRRQDALYGYSPEAYEAWIASLNLNPRNRDDVTALRMLNAAATTVDIDSAGRVALGKIDESDPQAREKLQLDRDVTIVGNGDHFEIWNTNKWNSLFSADDRVATLEDLIFGA, encoded by the coding sequence GTGAAAGGGGGAGGCATGCTTACTGGTCAGTATCAGCGTTCGCTGGACTCCAAGATTCGTGTGACTCTTCCTGCACCTCAGCGCAAGCAGCTTGGAGATGTTGTCATTTTGCTCCGTCGTCAGGACGCGCTTTACGGCTACTCACCTGAGGCGTATGAGGCTTGGATTGCAAGTCTGAACCTCAACCCAAGGAATCGTGACGACGTCACAGCACTTCGCATGCTGAATGCAGCAGCAACAACCGTCGACATTGACTCGGCCGGCCGCGTTGCTCTGGGAAAGATTGACGAGTCCGATCCACAGGCTAGAGAGAAGCTCCAGCTTGACCGCGACGTCACCATTGTCGGTAACGGTGACCACTTTGAGATTTGGAACACCAACAAGTGGAACAGTCTCTTCTCGGCAGATGATCGCGTTGCAACGCTCGAGGATCTTATCTTTGGCGCCTAG
- the rsmH gene encoding 16S rRNA (cytosine(1402)-N(4))-methyltransferase RsmH: MKVEEGNLKVEYRHQPVMLAEVLRELDPKPGEVVCDCTLGGAGHTVEMAKLIAPDGLSIGIDQDAMAHQAAAARLKQEVPNAEFLPLKGNFGDLDELLVSAEVPGVDCFLFDIGVSSPQLDIPERGFSYHEDAPLDMRMDPGKQTPTAQEVINTYNEADLARILRIYGDEKFASRIARRIVQTREKRPIQTTFELVEVIKAAIPAAARRHGGHPARKTFQALRIEVNHELEVLERGLRSAIAWANPGGRICVISYHSLEDRIVKHVFSELSQGCICPPDLPVCMCGQVPIVDVITRKPLVATPEEIERNPRARSALMRVAVKRNPEK; this comes from the coding sequence GTGAAGGTAGAAGAAGGTAACTTGAAAGTCGAATATCGGCACCAACCAGTAATGCTTGCAGAAGTGCTGCGCGAGTTGGATCCCAAGCCAGGTGAAGTTGTTTGCGACTGCACTTTGGGAGGAGCGGGTCACACCGTAGAGATGGCAAAGCTGATTGCTCCAGACGGTCTTTCCATTGGAATTGACCAGGACGCAATGGCTCATCAAGCAGCAGCTGCTCGCCTGAAGCAAGAAGTACCAAACGCGGAGTTTTTGCCGCTTAAGGGAAACTTTGGTGACCTCGATGAGCTTCTCGTTTCTGCAGAAGTTCCCGGAGTTGATTGTTTCCTCTTTGACATTGGTGTTTCTTCTCCTCAGCTTGATATCCCAGAGCGAGGCTTTTCGTACCATGAAGATGCCCCGTTGGATATGCGAATGGACCCGGGTAAACAAACTCCAACTGCACAAGAGGTCATAAACACCTATAACGAAGCCGACCTCGCCCGAATCCTTCGAATTTATGGGGACGAAAAATTTGCCTCAAGAATTGCACGACGCATTGTGCAAACGAGAGAAAAACGTCCCATCCAAACGACGTTTGAACTTGTTGAGGTAATCAAGGCGGCAATTCCAGCAGCAGCACGTCGTCATGGCGGACATCCTGCCAGAAAGACGTTCCAAGCGCTTCGTATCGAAGTTAATCATGAGCTTGAAGTGCTGGAACGCGGACTTCGTTCTGCTATTGCCTGGGCTAATCCAGGGGGCAGGATTTGTGTTATTTCGTATCACTCGCTTGAAGATCGCATTGTCAAGCACGTGTTCTCCGAGTTAAGCCAAGGTTGTATTTGCCCACCAGACCTTCCGGTTTGTATGTGTGGTCAAGTGCCGATAGTTGACGTGATTACGCGCAAACCTCTTGTGGCAACTCCAGAAGAGATTGAGCGCAACCCAAGGGCGAGAAGTGCCCTGATGAGGGTAGCGGTTAAACGCAACCCAGAGAAATGA
- the murD gene encoding UDP-N-acetylmuramoyl-L-alanine--D-glutamate ligase, which produces MSLLETLGDVCVLGFGKTGVSVCAYLLQQPEGRVSSITLVGGADATVGEKVQGLADSGVQVQCGSDQVEGTFDLTIASPGIPDTSELFLSAKAASKQILGEPEFAYQESPTQWIGITGTNGKTTTTSLTTSILQYAGLDACAVGNIGFTITDQLSERKSNSWFVAELSSFQLATTQKLHPHVAMLLNITPDHLEWHGSLEAYAAAKEKIFANLDVNDLAIVSDLDEFCLAVSSRLEARGISVCHLAQTDPGTQNAAFVRNGALVVRLSGKEMELVATDALHIRGMHNALNALAAAACGLFLGIDIVSIRHALLDFMPLEHRIEPVKTINGVLYVNDSKATNTDSVEKSLTSFPDKDIILLLGGHDKGTELDKFAQKVSATCAYAICFGEAGPRFAEALRHVSGGRAEVVEEPHLREAFAHAVELARPGFVVLLSPACSSFDEFSGMAQRGHVFKQLVEDLAQEESGR; this is translated from the coding sequence GTGTCGCTTCTAGAAACACTTGGTGATGTGTGTGTTCTTGGTTTTGGTAAGACCGGCGTCTCTGTCTGTGCGTACTTGCTGCAGCAGCCAGAAGGTCGTGTGTCTTCCATAACCCTTGTGGGCGGCGCAGATGCTACTGTTGGCGAGAAGGTCCAAGGGCTTGCAGACTCAGGCGTGCAGGTTCAATGCGGCTCTGATCAGGTTGAGGGCACCTTTGACCTGACCATTGCGTCTCCTGGTATCCCAGATACCTCTGAGCTGTTCCTAAGTGCAAAGGCTGCCTCTAAACAGATATTAGGAGAGCCAGAGTTTGCCTATCAAGAGAGTCCTACTCAATGGATTGGTATTACCGGTACAAATGGTAAAACAACTACTACAAGTTTAACCACGTCTATCCTGCAGTACGCTGGCCTTGATGCATGTGCTGTTGGAAATATTGGGTTTACTATTACTGATCAACTTTCAGAGAGAAAATCTAATAGCTGGTTTGTTGCAGAGCTTTCAAGTTTCCAACTTGCAACTACTCAGAAATTGCATCCTCATGTTGCTATGCTTTTAAACATTACGCCTGACCACCTTGAATGGCATGGTTCGCTCGAGGCATACGCTGCGGCTAAAGAGAAAATTTTTGCCAACCTTGATGTAAATGATTTGGCAATTGTGTCTGATTTAGATGAGTTTTGCCTAGCTGTGTCTTCTCGCCTTGAGGCTCGTGGCATTAGCGTATGTCATCTTGCTCAGACAGATCCTGGTACACAAAATGCTGCCTTTGTACGTAATGGCGCACTGGTAGTAAGGTTGTCTGGTAAGGAGATGGAGCTTGTAGCTACAGATGCACTTCACATTAGAGGAATGCACAATGCACTCAATGCTCTTGCTGCGGCCGCTTGTGGGCTATTTTTGGGCATTGATATTGTGTCGATTAGGCATGCCCTTTTGGATTTTATGCCGCTTGAGCACAGAATTGAGCCTGTAAAAACCATTAATGGCGTGTTGTACGTAAATGATTCCAAGGCAACCAATACCGATTCGGTTGAGAAGTCTCTGACATCGTTTCCAGATAAAGACATAATTTTGCTTCTTGGTGGTCACGATAAGGGCACAGAACTGGATAAATTTGCTCAGAAAGTGTCTGCTACCTGTGCATATGCAATCTGCTTTGGAGAAGCTGGTCCTCGCTTTGCAGAAGCACTTCGCCACGTTTCTGGCGGACGTGCAGAAGTGGTAGAGGAGCCTCATCTACGTGAGGCCTTTGCCCACGCAGTAGAACTTGCTCGCCCAGGTTTTGTAGTACTTCTCTCGCCTGCGTGCTCATCATTTGATGAGTTTTCTGGCATGGCTCAGCGTGGTCATGTCTTTAAACAGCTGGTGGAAGATCTTGCTCAAGAAGAGAGTGGTCGATAA
- a CDS encoding UDP-N-acetylmuramoyl-tripeptide--D-alanyl-D-alanine ligase translates to MVKLSVEQIVAATHAQLLHRGTREVAGCAVIDSREVQQGSLFVAFAGEKVNGNSYLLSAAQAGAAVVVASEPVTDNLLDSLAATGASVLEAADDDCEAFLLALAAAWREAHPNWLVVGVTGSVGKTTTKEMLRRGIGATRRVHATAGNHNNLIGLPLTVLSTPEDTEVLVLELGMNHAGEITRLTSVARPTVAVITNVGTSHIGLLGSRKNIARAKAEIVSGMRAFGSIEPTLIQASAGDYTKFIADKFARPARVVCKTVGATEDDVMSAQKVILDEKGLPTATISASSGWSRTVTLEVPGRVVVDDLLLALEAVETLGLDLDAAAEAIEQMPATRMRLSVLDATCGAKIIDDSYNASPNSTAAALDVLMQMPAEGRRIALIGEIGELGPEEKRLHGYVGAYIAAKNPDFVAFVGTGAAREMVEAARVMGFSEDKIEQFNDVNEALAVLGPVLKQGDVLLAKASRSAQLDIFVKGVTE, encoded by the coding sequence ATGGTTAAGCTTTCGGTTGAACAAATAGTCGCAGCTACTCATGCTCAGCTGCTCCATCGCGGAACTCGCGAGGTTGCGGGCTGCGCTGTGATTGACTCTCGCGAGGTTCAGCAAGGCTCGCTCTTCGTGGCCTTCGCTGGCGAGAAGGTCAATGGAAACTCGTATCTTTTATCTGCTGCTCAGGCGGGCGCTGCTGTTGTTGTGGCATCAGAACCTGTAACAGACAATCTGCTTGACAGCCTAGCCGCCACAGGAGCTAGTGTTCTTGAAGCCGCTGATGATGACTGTGAGGCGTTTTTGCTTGCTCTTGCCGCTGCTTGGCGAGAAGCACATCCAAACTGGCTGGTTGTGGGTGTAACTGGATCAGTTGGTAAAACTACCACCAAAGAAATGCTTCGTCGCGGCATTGGCGCTACTCGTCGTGTGCATGCTACCGCCGGCAACCATAACAACCTTATTGGTCTGCCACTTACGGTACTTTCAACTCCTGAAGACACCGAGGTTCTAGTGCTTGAGTTGGGCATGAATCATGCTGGCGAGATTACCAGGCTCACTTCTGTTGCTCGTCCAACTGTGGCGGTCATTACAAATGTTGGTACCAGCCACATTGGTCTTCTCGGCAGCCGTAAAAACATTGCGCGTGCCAAGGCAGAGATTGTCTCTGGCATGCGAGCATTTGGTTCAATTGAACCTACGCTTATTCAGGCCTCGGCAGGGGATTACACCAAGTTCATCGCAGACAAGTTTGCTCGTCCTGCTCGCGTTGTTTGCAAGACCGTGGGTGCTACAGAAGATGATGTCATGAGTGCTCAGAAGGTCATTCTTGACGAGAAAGGCCTTCCAACAGCCACTATTAGTGCATCTTCTGGCTGGTCACGCACAGTAACCCTTGAGGTACCTGGTCGCGTTGTTGTCGACGACCTTCTCTTGGCGCTTGAGGCTGTAGAGACGCTTGGCCTTGATCTTGATGCTGCAGCAGAGGCAATTGAGCAGATGCCAGCTACTCGCATGCGTCTTTCGGTACTTGATGCTACCTGTGGTGCCAAGATTATTGATGACTCTTATAACGCAAGTCCAAACTCAACAGCTGCTGCTCTTGATGTTTTAATGCAGATGCCCGCAGAGGGTCGTCGCATTGCGCTCATTGGAGAGATTGGTGAGCTTGGACCAGAAGAGAAGCGCCTTCATGGATATGTGGGTGCCTATATTGCTGCTAAGAACCCAGATTTTGTTGCTTTTGTAGGCACAGGAGCAGCACGTGAAATGGTTGAAGCAGCGCGCGTTATGGGCTTCTCGGAAGATAAAATTGAACAGTTTAATGATGTTAATGAAGCGCTTGCCGTACTCGGGCCAGTACTGAAACAAGGAGATGTTCTTCTCGCCAAGGCATCTAGGTCTGCCCAGCTTGATATTTTTGTCAAAGGAGTTACCGAGTAA
- the mraY gene encoding phospho-N-acetylmuramoyl-pentapeptide-transferase gives MFFQTIYPTYQVFVALGVSCIITMVLMPLFIKLMKKEGVGQQVRADGPQQHLIKQGTPTMGGVVMLVSIVLTCIALAQWNTDLILVMAAMLLTGSLGLLDDIESVAHGRSLGLTASQKMAGLITISVAFCLAAVNIWGITPIIAFPGGLDINLGILTTTVNLGENSISIPWLYLFFVFLLMAGLSNAVNLTDGLDGLAGGCVMVVMIFMAAVAFRYGESSLAVFAASIAGACIGFLWFNSYPASIFMGDTGSLAWGAAFAALAVLTKTEVVSLVMGGLFIIEALSVIIQVVSYKTTKKRVFLMAPLHHHFEKLGWNETKVVFRFWIISGAFAALGFALYFQLH, from the coding sequence ATGTTTTTTCAAACTATTTACCCAACATACCAGGTGTTTGTGGCGCTTGGTGTCTCCTGTATTATTACTATGGTTTTAATGCCACTCTTTATCAAATTGATGAAGAAAGAGGGAGTGGGTCAGCAGGTTCGTGCTGACGGTCCTCAGCAGCACCTGATCAAACAGGGTACTCCAACTATGGGTGGCGTCGTAATGTTGGTGAGCATTGTGCTTACCTGTATTGCACTTGCTCAGTGGAACACCGACCTCATTCTTGTCATGGCAGCTATGTTGCTGACGGGTTCGCTGGGTCTTTTGGATGACATTGAGTCTGTTGCTCACGGCAGAAGCCTTGGCCTCACAGCATCTCAGAAGATGGCTGGACTTATTACTATCTCTGTGGCATTTTGCCTGGCAGCAGTTAATATTTGGGGCATTACTCCAATTATTGCATTTCCAGGTGGCCTTGATATCAATCTGGGCATCCTCACCACTACCGTCAATTTAGGTGAAAACTCAATTTCTATTCCTTGGCTTTATCTTTTCTTTGTCTTTTTGCTCATGGCAGGCCTTTCCAACGCCGTCAACCTCACTGATGGTCTTGATGGTTTGGCTGGCGGTTGCGTCATGGTTGTTATGATTTTTATGGCTGCTGTAGCGTTTCGTTATGGCGAGAGTAGCCTTGCTGTCTTTGCTGCATCTATTGCAGGTGCTTGTATTGGTTTTTTGTGGTTTAACAGCTATCCTGCAAGCATTTTTATGGGTGATACCGGCTCTCTTGCCTGGGGCGCTGCTTTTGCAGCCTTAGCTGTTCTTACCAAGACTGAGGTAGTTTCCCTGGTCATGGGCGGTCTTTTTATTATCGAGGCGCTGTCCGTTATCATTCAGGTTGTCAGTTATAAGACAACTAAAAAGCGTGTATTCTTGATGGCCCCTCTGCATCATCACTTTGAAAAACTTGGCTGGAACGAGACAAAAGTAGTATTTAGGTTCTGGATTATTTCCGGAGCATTTGCTGCTTTGGGCTTTGCTCTGTACTTCCAGCTTCATTAA
- a CDS encoding peptidoglycan D,D-transpeptidase FtsI family protein, which produces MHFRGHRGSSGGSDGVGPEGRLRRVAAAMAIMVAIVVLRLAWLQIFTAADLSKGAENNRTNDIVLHARRGTIYDRNGNVLAMSVDCKDIYANPSEIKDASTVAQVIASFLGGSPSDYLGDLQQDTTFVYVRRRVDTDTASKIEKALGEKKLKGIYFVNNTKRVYPYGNVGVQILGFVNADNEGASGLEYYYNDILAGTNGHMIVETGAGGTPIAGGTSNITEAQNGQDIVLSIDIELQKKAEEQLTAAVKDFEAKQGGSIMAMNPRTGEIYAAASYPLPDFESDNGVDYESLNLKLVSSIYEPGSVFKVITTSIGVDNNLFGPNSTFNIPTELQVGDNKVTDDDWRTSAMDMSVREMLRRSSNVGMAFLETQLIGDKRFAEGIDKFGIGHTTGIDFPGEATGIVRSLDQYEGPTGGNMAFGQGLAIPFIQVIRAYTAVANKGTMVTPHFMVSKGGQEVSWPTKDVISSSTASAELDMMTTVVKEGTGVRAGIYGYTVAGKTGTGQQVVEETGSYGENSGFVASFCGIVNPSESDLMVYVGLNDTHQLASQSAAVVFSQFAKDAATRLNIQPINP; this is translated from the coding sequence GTGCATTTTCGCGGTCATCGAGGTAGTAGTGGTGGCTCGGATGGCGTTGGTCCTGAAGGCAGGCTTCGCCGCGTAGCAGCTGCTATGGCTATTATGGTGGCAATTGTTGTCCTAAGGCTTGCTTGGCTGCAAATCTTTACTGCAGCAGATCTTTCAAAAGGTGCCGAGAATAACCGCACTAACGATATTGTTTTGCACGCTCGTCGTGGCACCATTTACGACCGCAATGGCAACGTTTTAGCTATGAGCGTTGACTGCAAAGACATTTACGCCAATCCTTCAGAAATCAAAGACGCTAGCACCGTAGCACAGGTCATTGCCTCTTTCTTAGGGGGAAGTCCTTCAGACTATCTTGGAGACTTGCAGCAAGACACTACGTTTGTCTACGTTCGTCGTCGTGTTGACACTGATACCGCTTCCAAGATTGAAAAAGCGCTTGGCGAGAAAAAACTCAAGGGCATCTATTTTGTTAATAACACTAAGCGCGTTTATCCATACGGTAATGTTGGCGTTCAGATTCTTGGCTTTGTAAACGCTGATAATGAGGGCGCTTCTGGTCTGGAGTATTACTACAACGATATTCTTGCTGGTACCAATGGTCATATGATTGTAGAGACCGGTGCAGGCGGTACGCCAATTGCAGGCGGTACTTCAAACATCACTGAGGCTCAAAATGGTCAAGACATTGTTCTTTCCATTGACATTGAATTGCAAAAGAAGGCAGAAGAGCAGCTTACTGCTGCAGTAAAGGACTTTGAGGCCAAGCAAGGTGGCTCAATCATGGCAATGAATCCTCGTACCGGAGAGATTTATGCTGCTGCTTCGTATCCTCTGCCAGATTTTGAAAGCGATAACGGTGTTGACTACGAATCCCTCAACCTCAAGCTAGTCTCAAGTATCTATGAGCCAGGCTCGGTATTTAAGGTAATCACCACCTCTATTGGCGTGGATAATAATCTCTTTGGTCCAAATTCAACCTTTAACATTCCAACTGAGCTTCAGGTTGGCGACAACAAGGTTACCGACGATGACTGGCGTACCAGTGCCATGGATATGAGTGTAAGAGAGATGCTCAGGCGTTCCTCTAATGTTGGTATGGCCTTCCTCGAGACGCAACTCATAGGTGATAAGCGCTTTGCAGAAGGAATTGATAAGTTTGGCATAGGACATACCACAGGTATTGACTTCCCAGGTGAGGCTACAGGAATTGTACGTAGCTTGGACCAGTACGAAGGACCAACTGGTGGAAACATGGCGTTTGGTCAGGGTCTTGCAATTCCATTTATCCAGGTTATCCGTGCATATACCGCTGTCGCAAATAAGGGAACCATGGTAACTCCGCACTTTATGGTTTCTAAGGGTGGACAAGAGGTTAGCTGGCCTACTAAAGACGTTATTTCTTCTTCCACTGCTTCTGCCGAACTTGACATGATGACCACAGTTGTCAAAGAAGGCACTGGTGTCCGTGCAGGTATCTATGGTTATACCGTTGCTGGTAAAACAGGTACTGGTCAGCAGGTTGTGGAAGAAACCGGCTCATACGGCGAGAATTCCGGTTTTGTTGCCTCCTTCTGCGGTATCGTAAACCCATCAGAATCTGATTTGATGGTCTACGTTGGACTTAACGATACCCATCAGCTGGCATCTCAATCTGCTGCTGTAGTCTTCTCGCAATTTGCAAAAGACGCAGCTACACGCCTTAATATTCAACCAATAAATCCATAG
- the ftsW gene encoding putative lipid II flippase FtsW — MSTSRNRNAERVQQSRISRQRSSERSQAKGRFGAIPERFMQPRLVLLVSTAILVCFGLVMIYSASSISAMTSEDMGYNPFYYVQRQLSFAAAGVVLAFIVSRIDYRAVVRNFQIPIWFVTIGMLAIIFTPIAGADAYGATRWISIGPFSFQPSEFAKITILVSVSYLAQQYFIDQTIDKMEFFKKFAIAALVPLVLILAQPDKGSTLIIVGTLLVIGYLADVDRRVLATIAVAGFIGFAFLSLKDDYSRARVMTMLNPWADYYGAGYQLAQGFYAFGSGGIFGVGLGFSRQKYSYLPMAHNDFIFAVIGEELGFIGVLGLLVVFGALVWAGFKIARYAPDLTGRLIAAGCTSMFIIQAFVNIGGVLGLLPLSGKPLPFISYGGSTIMSSILMIGLLMSVSRQSRLPETEHDRQRATWSMAEGQDDFDAPGFAGLTMVDGGVGVGMPLPRSSRPKSSAQSSARPSRGVLRSRNDDAPQGRITTDASGRRRIDLGPSASDRLRGNNTRPRR, encoded by the coding sequence ATGTCTACCAGCAGAAATAGGAATGCAGAACGCGTGCAGCAATCACGTATTTCTCGCCAGAGATCTTCTGAGCGCTCGCAGGCTAAAGGCCGCTTTGGTGCCATTCCAGAGCGTTTTATGCAGCCTCGTCTAGTGCTTCTGGTGTCAACGGCTATTCTTGTATGCTTTGGCTTGGTAATGATTTATTCTGCATCCTCAATTTCTGCTATGACATCTGAGGATATGGGTTATAACCCCTTCTACTACGTGCAACGTCAGCTTAGTTTTGCTGCGGCTGGCGTAGTGTTGGCGTTTATTGTTTCTCGTATTGATTACCGCGCAGTAGTAAGAAACTTCCAGATACCTATCTGGTTTGTGACCATTGGAATGCTAGCAATTATTTTTACACCTATTGCTGGTGCCGATGCATATGGTGCAACTCGTTGGATTTCAATTGGACCATTTTCTTTCCAGCCATCTGAGTTTGCAAAGATTACTATTTTAGTGTCTGTGTCGTATCTGGCTCAGCAGTACTTTATCGATCAGACCATAGATAAGATGGAGTTTTTTAAGAAGTTTGCCATTGCTGCGCTTGTGCCACTTGTGCTTATTCTGGCTCAGCCAGACAAGGGCTCCACTTTGATTATTGTGGGAACTCTTTTGGTTATTGGCTACCTTGCTGATGTTGATCGAAGAGTTTTGGCAACCATTGCCGTTGCTGGCTTCATTGGTTTTGCTTTTCTTTCACTTAAAGATGATTATTCTCGCGCTCGTGTTATGACCATGCTTAATCCTTGGGCTGATTATTACGGTGCGGGTTATCAGCTTGCCCAGGGCTTTTATGCCTTTGGTTCTGGTGGTATTTTTGGTGTTGGACTAGGCTTTTCAAGGCAGAAGTATTCGTATCTCCCTATGGCTCACAATGACTTTATTTTTGCGGTTATTGGAGAAGAACTGGGATTTATTGGTGTTCTTGGCCTTCTTGTTGTATTTGGTGCGCTAGTGTGGGCAGGCTTTAAGATTGCTCGCTATGCGCCAGATTTGACCGGTAGGCTTATTGCTGCAGGTTGTACTTCTATGTTTATCATTCAGGCCTTTGTTAACATTGGCGGTGTTTTAGGTCTTTTGCCTCTCTCCGGCAAGCCTCTGCCTTTTATCTCGTACGGCGGCTCAACTATTATGTCCAGCATCTTGATGATTGGCCTTCTGATGTCTGTTTCAAGGCAGTCAAGGCTTCCAGAAACCGAGCACGATAGACAGCGCGCTACATGGAGTATGGCTGAAGGGCAAGATGACTTTGATGCTCCAGGCTTTGCGGGTCTTACCATGGTTGATGGTGGGGTAGGAGTAGGCATGCCGCTTCCACGTTCTTCTCGCCCTAAGAGCAGCGCGCAGAGCTCCGCACGTCCGTCACGAGGCGTTTTGCGTTCAAGAAATGACGATGCCCCTCAAGGTCGCATTACTACAGACGCCTCGGGTAGGCGCAGAATTGATTTGGGACCTTCTGCATCAGATAGGCTTCGCGGAAACAATACAAGGCCTCGTCGATAG